The following is a genomic window from Candidatus Omnitrophota bacterium.
TGCTGGCGGGGTCAAACGTGTGCCTGCAGTGTTCCATAGACTCCGTGACCGAGCCCGTTTATGAGTCTATAAGGGTGGGCGGAAGCTTCAAGGCGTTATCGCGCAATCTTGACCTTATAAATGAAGCGAAGGCGGCGCGTGCCGGCAACGTAAATCTTGACCTGGTGGCGATAGTAATGAAGCGCAACCTCAAGGAGATGGTGCTGTTCCCTGATTTTTGCAGAAAATATAATTTCAGGAGTTTGAGGTTTAGCGCCCTGTGGCCGGATAAGGCGCCCGAAGAGGATATCTTAAGCAGGCCAGAAAGAGACACCTTTCAGTATTTAAACGACGCGCTTGTTCAGATCAAGGATAAATGCCGGCAGTATAACATTAATTTTCACTGCACATTTGATTCATTGGTGAGGGCGCATCTGGAGGGCGGTGATAAGGGCGGCGGTCAGTGCGGCGTTCCTGCGGAAGAAGGCGCGAAGGTGAGGGTCATAGAGTGCCGTATGCCCTGGACCAATCTGTTTATAAACGCCAATGGCGATGTCTATCCGGAGTGCAAGTGCCAGCGCCCCGCGGGGAACATAGAGAGGGATTCTCTGGAGGAGATATGGAACAACAGCACTATGCAGATCTACCGCAGTTTAATAAGATGGGGCGGTGCGGACAAGATCTGCTCTGAGCAATGTAAATTCCGCGGTTCTTTATATGAAAAGTTGTAATAACGAGATATAATGATTTTGTTATGAAAATATTGCAGATAGTACACAGCTTGCCTCCTTATAATTCCGGCGGTACGGAGGTCTACACTTCAGGCCTCTCGCGGGAGCTGTCCAGGCGCCACGACGTCTTTATCGTCCATCGCGTAAACGATCCTTCCAGAGAGGAATATGACGTAAGGTTCCGGCGGCAGGGGAGGGTCAATATATTTGAGATTAACAACACGTTCAGGGAATGCGGTTCTTTCCGGATGCTGTATCAAAACTCTCATATACTGGAAAGGTTTTCCGGAATACTTAAAGATATAAGGCCGGATATCGCCCACATTCAGCATCTTTTATTCCTTTCCACGGATATTATAAAGCACCTTAAGTCCGAAGGGGTGCCGGTTGTCTTCACCCTGCACGATTACTGGATGTTCTGCCAGCAGGGGCAGTTGTTTAACAGGCGTAACGAGGTGTGCCCCGGGCCGTCCGCTGAGCGCTGCTATGAGTGCCTGAAGTACCTGCTTGGCATAAGGGGAAATGTTATGAGATCATACATTTTCCTCAAGAAATACCTATCCGCTCATTTGCTGGGGTTATCAAAAGAACTGTATTTCGCCTTTGCCCGGGCCGGCTTCTTGAAAAAAGCAACCGCCATGGATTACATAGAGCGGCGCGCCGGACACATAAGAGAGATGCTGGATATGGCCGATGCCCTTATTTCGCCCTCGCATTTTTTAAGACAAAGATTTACGGAGTTTGGGGCCAGGCCGGAGAAGATACGGGTTTTGCCCTACGGTTTAGATTACAGCCGTTTTAATAATATAAGTAAAGAGCGGGGTGGCAGGACAACGAGCGTCGCTTTCATAGGCACATTGCTGCCTGCTAAAGGCGCGGATGTGCTGATCAAGGCCTTCAACAGGCTGGGGGAGGCTGATGTTGAGCTCAATATTTACGGCCGGCTTTATCCCTATAAGGGATACGAATATTATACCGGTCTGCTCCGGGGCCTGGCGAGGAATAAGAGAGTGAGATTTATGGGCGAATTTCATAATGATGACATAGGAAGCATACTCGGCAGGGCGGATGTCCTGGTCGTTCCTTCGGTCTGGCCGGAGAATTCCCCGCTTGTTATACAAGAAGCGCAGCTGGCAGGGGTACCTGTAATAGCGTCCAGGACAGGAGGCATCCCGGAACTGATAACTCATGGAGAGAACGGGCTGTTGTTTGAGCCGGCATGCGACCAGGATTTATACAGGCAGCTGAATTTGTTTATTCATGACCGGCCGCTGGCAAGGCGCCTTAGGGCTGGCGCGGTAATGCCTATGTCTATCGAAGAGAATGCCTGCAGGGTCTCTGATGTTTATTATGAAGCAGGGGCGGCATGCCAGCCGGCTCTATCGTTGGGGGCTTCGTACAGTGGAATATAAGAGGGATTGCCGTTATTTCAGGGGCAGTGTCCCCTGCCTGTTCAAAAGATTGTGCAGGGGATGCAGGAAATATCAGAAAATAACCAAGAAGATACTCGTTATAAAGTTGGCTTCGGCAGGCGATGTATTAAGGACTACGCCGTTGTTACGTGCCTTAAAAAAGATACACCCCGGCGCCTACATGGTCTGGCTTACATCAAAAGAGGCCGCAGCCGTCCTTGAAGGCAATCCCTTCATTGATGAGGTGCTTTCTTCAGGTTTCGCTTCTTCAGCGAGGCTGATCATGGAGCGTTATGATTGGGTGATATCGCTGGATAAGGCGGCGGAGGCGGCGGCAATAGCGTCTATGGTCAAGGCGCAGAGGAGGTCGGGATATGGCTTGGGTCCTGACGGGAGGATTTTTCCTTTTGACAAGGATGCCGAATACGGGTTTATCCTCGGGCTTTCCGATGACCTTAAATTCAGGCGAAATAAGAAGTCATATCAGGAAATAGTATTTGAGACCTGCGGCCTGCATTTTAGAGGGGAAAAATATGTCCTGCCTTTCAGCGAGAAACAACGCGAGTTTAAACATAGGTTTATGAAGGCAAAGAGGCTGCATAATGATCGGTTAAAGATAGGGCTTAACACAGGATGCGGTCCGGTTTTTCCCTATAAAAGATGGACGGAGGATGGCTTTGCGGGGCTGGCAGAGCGGTTGATCAGGGCGGGGGACGCGAAAGTCCTGCTTCTGGGCGGAGCGGAAGAAGAAGAACGCAATAGCAGGATATCGCGAAGATTGGGCCGCGCCGTAATTGACTCCGGGTGCGGGAATTCGTTAGCGGAATTCGCGGCAATTATTGACTGTTGCGATGTGGTAGTTTCTTCAGATACCCTGGCTATGCATATCGCCATTGGCCTGGGGAAAAAGACCGTCTGCTTGTTCGGCCCTACCTGTCCCCAGGAAGTAGAATTGTATTCAAACGGTTTAAAGATATCATCATCTTTGGGCTGCGCTCCATGCTATAAGGATCATTGCGCTCAAGACGGCAAATGTATGAAGGGGATATCCGTGAGCCAGGTGTATTCGGCGGTAAGAAAAATGATGGCTGAAAAATAATCCCCGATATTTGTCAGCGGGGAAGAAATATAGACGTTAAAATGGGGGTTGATTTCCAAAGGAGGTGCGCAATGAAGAGATTGTTGGCGGCTGTGTTGTTTCTTACCTTATTCGTAATAGCGGCCGTATTTTTTAAGCCGGCGATGCTGGTGGACATGTTCAAGGGCGGTAAGCAAAAGCAGGCGCCGCAGCAGGCCAAGATGGTAGTTGCTGATGCGCCAAAACTGCCGGAGCAGATCAGCGCCTATTACCGTAAGGCAAACTGGGATGAAGCGATCAGGCTGGCAAAGATGCATCTGCAAGTCAGCCCCAACGACAGTACCATCCGCATTATCATGGCCGAGAGCTATATCAATAAACGCGATT
Proteins encoded in this region:
- a CDS encoding radical SAM protein — encoded protein: MTAYSRNNEINLKEELRKDIVLESMPRRVQVILTTKCNLRCIMCGRFSCDPSLTMPLDRVKKIYSLFPYLQIVDWQGGEVFILDYFKGLFLDVSGNFPHIMHNITTNALLIDNEWADVLAGSNVCLQCSIDSVTEPVYESIRVGGSFKALSRNLDLINEAKAARAGNVNLDLVAIVMKRNLKEMVLFPDFCRKYNFRSLRFSALWPDKAPEEDILSRPERDTFQYLNDALVQIKDKCRQYNINFHCTFDSLVRAHLEGGDKGGGQCGVPAEEGAKVRVIECRMPWTNLFINANGDVYPECKCQRPAGNIERDSLEEIWNNSTMQIYRSLIRWGGADKICSEQCKFRGSLYEKL
- a CDS encoding glycosyltransferase family 4 protein, with protein sequence MKILQIVHSLPPYNSGGTEVYTSGLSRELSRRHDVFIVHRVNDPSREEYDVRFRRQGRVNIFEINNTFRECGSFRMLYQNSHILERFSGILKDIRPDIAHIQHLLFLSTDIIKHLKSEGVPVVFTLHDYWMFCQQGQLFNRRNEVCPGPSAERCYECLKYLLGIRGNVMRSYIFLKKYLSAHLLGLSKELYFAFARAGFLKKATAMDYIERRAGHIREMLDMADALISPSHFLRQRFTEFGARPEKIRVLPYGLDYSRFNNISKERGGRTTSVAFIGTLLPAKGADVLIKAFNRLGEADVELNIYGRLYPYKGYEYYTGLLRGLARNKRVRFMGEFHNDDIGSILGRADVLVVPSVWPENSPLVIQEAQLAGVPVIASRTGGIPELITHGENGLLFEPACDQDLYRQLNLFIHDRPLARRLRAGAVMPMSIEENACRVSDVYYEAGAACQPALSLGASYSGI
- a CDS encoding glycosyltransferase family 9 protein; protein product: MEYKRDCRYFRGSVPCLFKRLCRGCRKYQKITKKILVIKLASAGDVLRTTPLLRALKKIHPGAYMVWLTSKEAAAVLEGNPFIDEVLSSGFASSARLIMERYDWVISLDKAAEAAAIASMVKAQRRSGYGLGPDGRIFPFDKDAEYGFILGLSDDLKFRRNKKSYQEIVFETCGLHFRGEKYVLPFSEKQREFKHRFMKAKRLHNDRLKIGLNTGCGPVFPYKRWTEDGFAGLAERLIRAGDAKVLLLGGAEEEERNSRISRRLGRAVIDSGCGNSLAEFAAIIDCCDVVVSSDTLAMHIAIGLGKKTVCLFGPTCPQEVELYSNGLKISSSLGCAPCYKDHCAQDGKCMKGISVSQVYSAVRKMMAEK